A portion of the Lolium rigidum isolate FL_2022 chromosome 1, APGP_CSIRO_Lrig_0.1, whole genome shotgun sequence genome contains these proteins:
- the LOC124684437 gene encoding protein REVEILLE 6-like — MVSMSTTPNPLEAAAAVSVGGGGGDGGGGGGGKQQQQQQQQEQLAAPMAVPSASASAEATKVRKPYTITKSRESWTEPEHDKFLEALQLFDRDWKKIEAFVGSKTVIQIRSHAQKYFLKVQKNGTGEHLPPPRPKRKAAHPYPQKASKASQAAVAQQLPPPPPPKEQDAVVSMDTSMAVPNNNANAAAPSWDNALVQPSSASHTQGAVATNNCSSSIESQSGTWPTSEAVEQENVPPPLRAMPDFAQVYNFLGSVFDPDKSGHLQRLKAMDPIDVETVLLLMRNLSMNLTSPDFEAHRNLLSSYGSGEDDTKSGSIGSLGSQSYHLPSMVTSE; from the exons ATGGTGTCGATGAGCACCACGCCCAACCCGCTcgaggccgcggccgcggtgtccgtcgggggcggcggcggggacggcggcggaggcggcggagggaagcagcagcagcagcagcagcagcaggagcagctggCGGCGCCGATGGCCGTGCCGtccgcgtcggcgtcggcggagGCCACCAAGGTGAGGAAGCCCTACACCATCACCAAGTCCAGGGAGAGCTGGACGGAGCCCGAGCACGACAAGTTCCTCGAGGCGCTGCAGCT GTTTGATCGTGATTGGAAAAAGATAGAAGCATTTGTTGGCTCAAAAACTGTGATACAG ATAAGGAGTCATGCGCAGAAGTACTTTTTGAAGGTTCAGAAGAATGGTACAGGCGAGCATTTGCCCCCGCCCCGGCCGAAGCGTAAGGCGGCCCACCCATATCCACAGAAAGCCTCTAAAG CATCGCAAGCTGCGGTGGCACAAcaactacctcctcctcctcctccgaaggAGCAGGATGCTGTTGTGTCTATGGATACATCTATGGCTGTTCCAAACAACAATGCAAATGCTGCCGCACCTTCCTGGGACAATGCTCTTGTTCAACCTTCGAGTGCAAGTCACACGCAAG GTGCTGTTGCAACAAATAACTGCTCTAGTAGCATAGAGAGCCAATCTGGGACCTGGCCAACTTCTGAAGCAGTTGAACAAGAAAATGTGCCTCCACCACTCCGTG CTATGCCCGATTTTGCCCAAGTATACAACTTCCTTGGAAGCGTATTCGATCCAGATAAGAGTGGGCATTTGCAGAGGTTAAAAGCAATGGATCCGATTGATGTGGAAACG GTACTACTGCTGAtgagaaatctatcaatgaactTGACTAGCCCAGACTTTGAGGCCCAC CGGAATTTGCTCTCGTCGTATGGTTCTGGTGAAGACGATACTAAGTCCGGAAGCATAGGAAGTCTCGGATCTCAGAGTTACCATCTTCCATCCAT GGTAACAAGTGAGTGA